A single window of Synechococcus sp. C9 DNA harbors:
- a CDS encoding helix-turn-helix domain-containing protein, with translation MFFSTKEAARITGCTIRQLQYWRSKGLVVPVVNPAGTGYSAYYDRENLVNLSIVHYLLQRGYDLAAIAMSLAVLQKLDAGYAQPEQARRFLLRWEDVQQKLVVEEFDPQKVAVLIKQGVFSMTVIPVDELQRQIQTTIENPQSVEELVMAKLMTAGWDKSPHSITINGEIVAKNKSSSTRSGRKNRAKADYILNYGHHGAIAVVEAKSVYMDAGDGLQQAKNYAEMLELQFAYSTNGIGIVEYDFGTKMIKERDAFPTPDELWKRLGGISNTN, from the coding sequence AAGGAGGCGGCGCGCATCACGGGCTGTACCATCCGGCAACTGCAATACTGGCGGAGTAAGGGGTTGGTCGTGCCAGTAGTGAATCCGGCGGGTACGGGGTACAGTGCGTATTACGACCGGGAAAACCTGGTGAATCTGTCCATCGTGCATTACCTGTTACAGCGGGGATATGACTTGGCGGCGATAGCGATGTCGTTGGCAGTGTTGCAAAAGCTAGATGCAGGGTATGCCCAGCCGGAACAAGCCCGGCGGTTTCTGTTGCGGTGGGAGGATGTCCAACAAAAGCTCGTCGTAGAGGAATTTGACCCTCAGAAAGTAGCAGTTTTGATAAAGCAAGGGGTTTTTAGTATGACGGTCATACCGGTAGATGAGTTACAACGACAAATTCAAACAACGATTGAAAATCCGCAATCGGTTGAGGAGTTGGTCATGGCAAAACTGATGACAGCGGGTTGGGATAAAAGTCCACATTCCATTACGATTAATGGGGAAATTGTCGCTAAAAATAAAAGTTCATCCACTCGGTCAGGGAGAAAGAATAGAGCAAAAGCTGATTATATTCTCAACTATGGTCATCATGGGGCGATTGCTGTGGTGGAGGCGAAATCTGTTTATATGGATGCGGGTGACGGGCTACAGCAAGCGAAAAATTATGCTGAGATGTTAGAATTACAGTTTGCTTATTCAACTAATGGTATCGGTATTGTTGAATACGATTTTGGTACTAAAATGATAAAGGAGAGGGATGCTTTTCCTACTCCTGATGAACTGTGGAAAAGACTAGGGGGTATCTCCAATACCAATTGA
- a CDS encoding VWA domain-containing protein codes for MPVGLPEFVDNPENRCPVVLLLDTSASMSGAPITELNRGVTLFKEAILEDAKASLRVEIAIVTFGPVQLVQDFVTVERFNPPSFTAQDGTPMGEAIEYSLNLLENRKATYRNNGVQYYRPWVFLITDGAPTDDWQNAARLVRNAEAGKRLCFFAVAVEGADTHTLKQIAPPERPPALLHGLDFRGLFLWLSSSLSRASSGNINDPIALPPVGWGTIT; via the coding sequence ATGCCGGTAGGCTTGCCTGAATTCGTTGACAACCCTGAAAACCGTTGTCCGGTAGTGCTTTTACTTGATACATCTGCTTCTATGTCAGGAGCACCCATAACAGAACTAAACAGAGGTGTAACTCTATTCAAAGAGGCGATCCTAGAAGATGCCAAAGCATCTCTACGGGTAGAAATAGCAATTGTTACGTTTGGCCCCGTTCAGTTAGTTCAAGATTTCGTAACTGTTGAGCGATTTAATCCGCCTAGCTTTACAGCACAAGACGGAACCCCGATGGGAGAAGCAATTGAATATAGTCTAAATTTGCTAGAAAATCGCAAAGCAACTTATAGAAATAATGGCGTTCAATACTACCGCCCCTGGGTTTTTTTAATTACAGATGGTGCACCTACGGATGATTGGCAAAACGCCGCTCGTTTGGTCAGGAATGCAGAAGCGGGGAAACGTTTATGTTTTTTTGCGGTAGCGGTAGAGGGTGCGGATACCCATACTTTGAAACAAATTGCACCGCCAGAGCGTCCACCTGCATTACTACATGGCTTAGATTTTCGGGGCTTATTCTTATGGCTTAGTAGTTCTTTGTCCAGAGCTTCAAGTGGCAATATTAATGACCCAATTGCCCTACCACCAGTGGGTTGGGGAACAATTACATAG
- a CDS encoding PP2C family serine/threonine-protein phosphatase encodes MWRYIVRSAIGVAHQQLGLPCQDNAGCFVKENCLIGVVADGAGSAKFAEIGSQSLVKTTLKFINEHDLHFSNKLTMWQLLNTDVTQLPKVWKAKTPTDEYVKTFFRDLTDECIKNLRQEAQKNHCDLCDLASTLLVFIAHKKWLVAMQIGDSILVVRERGNQDYKLLFNPQRGEFANETVFITSSEAITNMQIIVMPISCDFICAASDGLESVALRFSDWMPFSPFFSPLEEYLRETVDPDLNDQYIVDFLNSDRLNARTDDDKTLLIAISYE; translated from the coding sequence ATGTGGAGATATATTGTTCGGTCAGCGATTGGTGTAGCACATCAGCAACTCGGCCTGCCTTGTCAAGACAATGCGGGCTGTTTCGTTAAGGAGAATTGTCTCATTGGGGTAGTGGCGGATGGTGCAGGAAGTGCAAAATTTGCAGAAATCGGCTCACAGAGTCTCGTCAAAACTACGCTCAAATTTATCAATGAACATGATCTACACTTCAGCAATAAATTAACCATGTGGCAACTTCTCAACACAGATGTTACCCAATTGCCTAAAGTGTGGAAAGCCAAAACTCCAACTGATGAATATGTTAAAACTTTTTTTAGGGATTTGACCGATGAGTGCATAAAAAATTTACGTCAAGAGGCGCAAAAAAACCATTGTGACTTATGCGATTTAGCTTCTACATTACTGGTTTTTATTGCTCATAAAAAGTGGCTAGTAGCTATGCAAATCGGAGACAGTATTTTGGTAGTTAGAGAGCGGGGAAACCAAGATTATAAATTGCTATTCAATCCCCAGCGTGGAGAATTTGCCAATGAAACTGTCTTTATTACATCCTCAGAGGCAATTACCAATATGCAAATTATAGTCATGCCTATATCCTGTGATTTTATTTGCGCCGCTAGTGATGGCTTGGAGAGTGTAGCTCTTAGATTCAGTGATTGGATGCCTTTTTCCCCTTTCTTTTCCCCGTTAGAGGAATACTTGCGGGAAACTGTTGACCCTGACCTAAATGACCAATACATCGTTGATTTTTTGAACTCAGATAGACTCAATGCCCGTACTGATGATGATAAAACCTTATTAATCGCAATCAGTTATGAATAG
- a CDS encoding tetratricopeptide repeat protein, with translation MNRLIEVQTHRSIELTKQIASSGEGSVWRTNCSGLLAKVYHQPSVERIQKLEVMLKNPPEEMLANIGHTSYAWPVAILENEKGQRVGFLMPEIKQGRQLTEIYNPSLRKRLKLEVDWKFLHTTAYNFALLMESIHKAGYVIGDVKPENILVNPQALPSIIDTDSFQVSDPEGHIYRCPVGSEGFTPPELIGKNFKEIDQTEVHDRFRLGVIAFTLLFGYEPFKGVWKGGGEPPELNEWVRHNYWPYSGNGKVGLADYMMPLDIVHPELQNLFLRCFNDGYSVPAMRPSAREWRLTLGMAIAELQVCGVVETHLYHRGNSSCCWCERTAKGLPDVFLFKRTVLAVISQPEQKPATLSHPSNKTLVTVSHHTNKTTNKNNQFSSKKGMLIFLFSIAVCGFISLLPKYYSRVTTTTSSESSEIRDASYYHNQGTIKYLHQDYLGAIVDFNQAIQLNPNDPFFYYDRGKAKYELKDYQGAIADYTQAIEIYPDFLGAYHLRGKAKYELKDYHGAVADYNQAISLSSSDPDVYDANVYYDRGKAKYELKDYQGAIADYTQAIGINPNDADTYNKRGLAKYELKDYQGAIADYNQAISLDPNDADAYTKRGNAKYELKDYPGAIADYNQAISLNPNDADTYYKRGNAKYELKDYQGAVADYTQAIGINPNDADTYYKRGLAKYELKDYQGAIADYNQAISLDPNDADAYTKRGNAKYELKDYPGAVADYDQAISLNPNDADAYNKRGLAKYELKDYQGEIEDYNQAIKINPNHANAYNNRGLVKIFSDDRSGGCTDLSRAIDLGSKLASRNYQKYCRYYAGAYNKRGLVNHEPKDYQGRTQDDTQAISINSIDANAYTKQGNAKYELGDYRGAIADYNRAIGINPNNANAYNNRGLAKHELKDYQGAIADYTQAIRINPNDADAYNKRGLAKQKIRNYQGAIADYTQAIRINPNDANAYNNRGNAKIELRDYQGAIADYNRAIGINPNYAYAYYNRGNAKIELRDYQGAIADYNRAIGINPNDANAYYNRGLAKYELRGYQGAIADYTQAIRINPNDADAYTKRGLAKQKIRNYRGAIADYNRAIKINPNDANAYINRGLAKIELRDYQGAVADYNRAIKINPNDANAYINRGLAKIELRDYQGAVADYNRAIKINPNDANAYINRGLAKIDSNDRSDGCADLSRAIDLGSEVASRNYQEYCR, from the coding sequence ATGAATAGATTAATTGAAGTACAAACCCATCGTTCTATTGAATTAACGAAGCAAATAGCTTCAAGTGGTGAAGGTTCCGTTTGGCGGACAAATTGTTCTGGACTGCTTGCCAAAGTATATCATCAGCCCTCTGTTGAACGTATCCAAAAACTAGAGGTAATGCTCAAAAATCCGCCTGAAGAAATGTTAGCTAATATAGGGCATACATCTTATGCTTGGCCGGTAGCAATTTTAGAAAATGAGAAGGGTCAACGAGTTGGTTTTTTAATGCCAGAAATCAAGCAGGGACGACAGTTAACTGAGATATATAATCCATCCTTGCGAAAGCGATTAAAGCTAGAGGTTGATTGGAAATTTTTACATACTACTGCTTATAATTTTGCATTATTGATGGAATCAATTCATAAAGCAGGCTATGTCATTGGGGATGTCAAGCCGGAAAATATTTTGGTAAATCCCCAAGCATTGCCATCAATTATTGACACAGATTCATTTCAAGTAAGTGATCCTGAAGGGCATATTTACCGCTGTCCTGTTGGGTCAGAAGGCTTTACTCCGCCTGAATTAATTGGTAAGAATTTCAAAGAAATAGACCAGACGGAAGTGCATGACCGCTTTCGTTTAGGGGTTATCGCCTTTACTTTATTATTTGGCTATGAGCCTTTTAAGGGAGTTTGGAAGGGCGGTGGGGAACCTCCTGAACTTAACGAGTGGGTCAGACATAATTATTGGCCGTACAGTGGTAATGGGAAGGTAGGTTTAGCCGACTATATGATGCCTTTAGATATAGTGCATCCAGAACTACAGAACTTATTTTTACGTTGTTTCAATGATGGATACTCTGTTCCTGCGATGCGTCCTAGTGCCAGGGAATGGAGGCTAACATTAGGAATGGCAATTGCCGAGTTACAAGTATGTGGTGTAGTAGAAACCCACCTCTATCACCGTGGAAATTCATCTTGTTGTTGGTGCGAAAGGACAGCAAAAGGGCTTCCAGATGTATTTCTATTCAAGAGAACTGTTCTCGCAGTTATTTCTCAGCCTGAACAAAAGCCTGCAACTTTATCCCATCCCAGTAACAAAACTCTTGTAACCGTATCTCATCACACTAATAAAACCACAAATAAAAACAATCAATTTTCTTCTAAAAAAGGTATGCTTATATTTTTATTTAGCATTGCAGTTTGTGGGTTTATATCATTACTTCCAAAATATTATTCTCGAGTTACTACTACCACCTCTAGCGAATCTAGCGAAATTCGTGATGCTTCCTACTATCACAATCAAGGAACAATTAAATATTTACACCAAGACTATCTAGGGGCGATAGTCGACTTCAATCAAGCCATTCAACTTAACCCCAACGACCCCTTCTTCTACTACGACCGGGGGAAGGCTAAATACGAACTCAAAGATTATCAAGGGGCAATAGCCGACTATACTCAAGCTATTGAAATCTACCCTGATTTTCTCGGTGCTTACCACCTTCGGGGAAAGGCTAAATATGAACTCAAAGACTATCACGGGGCGGTAGCCGACTACAATCAGGCTATTAGCCTCAGTTCTAGTGATCCCGATGTCTATGATGCCAATGTCTACTACGACCGGGGGAAGGCTAAATATGAACTCAAAGATTATCAAGGGGCGATAGCAGACTATACTCAAGCTATTGGAATCAATCCTAATGATGCCGATACCTATAACAAGCGGGGGCTTGCTAAATACGAACTCAAAGATTATCAAGGGGCAATAGCAGATTACAATCAGGCTATTAGCCTCGATCCTAATGATGCCGATGCCTACACCAAACGGGGGAATGCTAAATACGAACTCAAGGACTATCCAGGGGCAATAGCAGATTACAATCAGGCTATTAGCCTCAATCCTAATGATGCCGATACCTACTACAAGCGGGGGAATGCTAAATATGAACTCAAAGATTATCAAGGGGCGGTAGCAGACTATACTCAAGCTATTGGAATCAATCCTAATGATGCCGATACCTACTACAAGCGGGGGCTTGCTAAATATGAACTCAAAGATTATCAAGGGGCAATAGCAGATTACAATCAGGCTATTAGCCTCGATCCTAATGATGCCGATGCCTACACCAAACGGGGGAATGCTAAATACGAACTCAAGGACTATCCAGGGGCAGTAGCCGACTACGATCAGGCTATTAGCCTCAATCCTAATGATGCTGATGCCTATAACAAGCGGGGGCTTGCTAAATACGAACTCAAAGACTATCAAGGAGAGATAGAAGACTATAATCAAGCCATTAAAATCAACCCTAATCATGCTAATGCCTATAACAATCGGGGGCTTGTTAAAATTTTTTCCGATGATCGTTCAGGTGGATGTACTGATTTATCACGAGCGATAGATTTGGGTTCCAAACTGGCATCCAGAAACTATCAAAAATATTGTCGTTATTATGCTGGTGCCTACAACAAGCGGGGGCTTGTTAACCATGAACCCAAGGACTATCAAGGGAGAACACAAGACGATACTCAAGCTATTAGCATCAACTCTATTGATGCCAATGCCTACACCAAACAGGGGAATGCTAAATATGAACTCGGAGACTATCGAGGGGCAATAGCGGACTACAATCGAGCTATTGGAATCAATCCTAATAATGCTAATGCCTACAACAATCGGGGACTTGCTAAACATGAACTCAAAGATTATCAAGGGGCAATAGCAGACTACACTCAAGCTATTAGAATCAATCCTAATGATGCTGATGCCTACAACAAGCGGGGGCTGGCTAAACAAAAAATCCGAAACTATCAAGGGGCAATAGCAGACTACACTCAAGCTATTAGAATCAATCCTAATGATGCTAATGCCTACAACAATCGGGGGAATGCTAAAATTGAACTCCGAGATTATCAAGGGGCAATAGCGGACTACAATCGAGCTATTGGAATCAATCCTAATTATGCCTATGCCTACTACAATCGGGGGAATGCTAAAATTGAACTCCGAGATTATCAAGGGGCAATAGCGGACTACAATCGAGCTATTGGAATCAATCCTAATGATGCTAATGCCTACTACAACCGGGGGCTTGCCAAATATGAACTCCGAGGCTATCAAGGGGCAATAGCAGACTACACTCAAGCTATTAGAATCAATCCTAATGATGCTGATGCCTACACCAAGCGGGGGCTGGCCAAACAAAAAATCCGAAACTATCGAGGGGCAATAGCAGACTACAATCGAGCCATTAAAATCAATCCTAATGATGCTAATGCCTATATCAATCGGGGGCTTGCTAAAATTGAACTCCGAGATTATCAAGGGGCGGTAGCGGACTACAATCGAGCTATTAAAATCAATCCTAATGATGCTAATGCCTATATCAATCGGGGGCTTGCTAAAATTGAACTCCGAGATTATCAAGGGGCGGTAGCGGACTACAATCGAGCTATTAAAATCAATCCTAATGATGCTAATGCCTATATCAATCGGGGGCTTGCTAAAATTGATTCCAATGATCGTTCAGATGGATGTGCTGATTTATCACGGGCGATAGATTTGGGTTCCGAAGTGGCATCCAGAAACTATCAAGAATATTGTCGTTAA
- a CDS encoding Eco57I restriction-modification methylase domain-containing protein, with product MLLLELRDAEWESSGTASGRMKAIAKVLSQKPDYYLLLATNTNYDRLLVVNPRKSLDPQGNIRTGIRKLLIDRRNPTAYDRDRLEALAINVQHPRELYQSHCAAFDVEKITKEFYRGYQDLFQRVQTVVKHHNPHPYFEDKKRLQQFCQRMLGRIMFLYFLQKKNFLAEDRQFLTQQYRHRKLQSHGTEYYTEILENLFFNVLNTPMDQRSGLPDAWCRGIPYLNGGLFERDYGVGIVDGAGQETPAEIHLPNSLFDPGDTHSILAFFNRYNFTVAENLPGDEDVAVDPEMLGKVFENLLEEQQRGESGTFYTPRGIVQFMCESALCHYLASETGIKLEAIQELLSLDLAEISSTELNEKLSRTEAQAIKTALSHVKILDPAVGSGAFPLGMMQVILSLRQVVARREGMTVERGSLLISEWKREIIANNLYGVDIKPEAVEIAKLRLWLSLVVDIPRIEDVEPLPNLDYKLMCGDSLITTINGEHIIPDPRKSELQLSLMVSPLQAEIQKLVELEKKFYFVNAEERNALRTEILNIERNIFITAIQNQRKLLEDKRKLKEAGLLSATRVNKAMQDEYDRILLSIQRLNEFEAEVLRGERSLTFFQYPLHFQDVFQQGGFDIVIGNPPYVRQEQIKDLKPALQREYECYTGRADLFVYFYEQGLNLLKPGGYLTYISSNKYMRSSYGEKLRDFLGNKSKILHLIDFGDTNVFEEAIAYPSIILLQKDAPKQDTNSVKALTWSQDEPLDNFPAVFKQRSILILQKELTRDGWRLESPSVLRLLEKLRKAGTPLGEYVNGRFYYGIKTGLNEAFVVDRATRDRLIAEHPSSAEILKPFLRGKDVKRWCVDYQDLWLIFTRRGTEIEKYPAIKKHLDNYKDQLLNRATSHLHPWYELQQPQEGCWQEFERLKIILGRFMDKPTFAFDREKFFHNDALYMISGVSEYVVAILNSSISWWFLRQICTDLQNGYLQAFQKDLFQIPIPPASEHDKEVICSLVQKCLDSRGQGVEQWEQEIDEIVARLYGLTETERAIITERDNDRRV from the coding sequence GTGTTATTGCTGGAATTGCGTGACGCTGAATGGGAATCAAGTGGTACCGCCAGTGGTCGGATGAAAGCGATTGCCAAGGTACTCAGTCAGAAACCGGATTACTACCTGTTGTTGGCGACCAATACCAATTATGACCGCCTGCTGGTGGTAAATCCCCGCAAAAGCCTTGATCCGCAGGGGAATATCAGGACAGGGATTCGCAAGTTACTGATTGACCGGCGCAATCCCACCGCCTACGACCGAGACCGATTGGAAGCACTGGCGATAAACGTTCAACATCCCCGGGAACTGTATCAGTCCCATTGTGCCGCTTTTGATGTTGAAAAAATTACCAAGGAATTTTACCGGGGCTACCAAGACCTTTTTCAACGGGTGCAAACTGTTGTCAAACATCATAATCCCCATCCCTATTTTGAAGATAAAAAACGGTTACAGCAATTTTGTCAAAGAATGTTGGGCAGGATTATGTTTTTATACTTCCTGCAAAAGAAGAATTTTTTGGCTGAAGACCGGCAGTTTTTAACCCAACAATATCGTCATAGGAAATTACAATCTCATGGTACAGAATACTACACTGAAATTTTAGAAAATTTGTTTTTCAATGTGCTGAATACGCCGATGGATCAACGGTCAGGACTACCGGATGCCTGGTGCAGAGGTATTCCCTACTTGAATGGGGGTCTATTTGAACGGGATTATGGGGTGGGAATTGTAGATGGTGCAGGTCAAGAAACTCCAGCGGAAATTCATTTACCTAATTCATTATTTGACCCTGGCGATACCCATAGCATCTTAGCATTTTTCAATCGCTACAATTTCACCGTAGCAGAAAATTTGCCGGGGGATGAGGATGTGGCTGTTGACCCGGAGATGTTGGGAAAAGTGTTTGAGAATTTATTGGAAGAACAACAGCGGGGTGAGAGTGGAACGTTTTACACGCCAAGGGGTATTGTCCAATTTATGTGCGAATCGGCATTGTGTCACTATCTTGCCAGTGAAACGGGTATAAAACTAGAGGCAATTCAAGAATTATTGAGCTTGGATTTAGCGGAAATTAGCTCTACGGAATTGAACGAAAAATTAAGTCGGACAGAGGCGCAAGCGATCAAAACGGCTCTTAGTCATGTGAAAATTCTTGACCCGGCGGTGGGTTCTGGAGCTTTTCCGTTGGGGATGATGCAGGTGATTTTAAGCCTACGTCAGGTGGTGGCTCGCCGGGAAGGGATGACAGTAGAACGGGGCAGTTTACTCATCAGCGAATGGAAGCGGGAAATTATTGCTAATAATCTTTACGGGGTGGATATTAAACCAGAAGCGGTGGAGATTGCAAAATTGCGGTTGTGGCTATCGCTAGTGGTAGATATTCCTCGAATTGAGGATGTAGAACCTTTGCCCAATTTGGATTATAAACTGATGTGCGGCGATTCACTCATCACGACAATCAATGGTGAACATATCATCCCTGACCCCCGTAAATCGGAATTACAACTGAGTTTGATGGTTAGTCCTTTGCAAGCAGAAATTCAAAAGTTAGTTGAATTAGAGAAAAAGTTTTATTTTGTGAATGCGGAAGAACGCAACGCTCTGCGAACTGAGATTTTGAACATAGAAAGAAATATATTTATCACGGCTATTCAGAATCAACGTAAGCTATTAGAAGATAAAAGAAAGCTCAAAGAAGCCGGTTTGCTTTCAGCGACAAGAGTTAATAAAGCAATGCAGGACGAATATGACCGTATTTTATTATCTATTCAAAGATTAAATGAATTTGAGGCAGAGGTATTGAGAGGGGAACGGTCGCTGACATTTTTCCAGTATCCCCTACACTTCCAGGATGTGTTTCAACAGGGGGGATTTGATATTGTGATTGGCAACCCACCCTATGTACGCCAAGAACAAATTAAAGACTTGAAACCAGCGTTACAGCGGGAGTACGAATGTTATACAGGCAGAGCCGATTTGTTTGTTTATTTCTATGAACAGGGATTGAATTTACTTAAACCGGGTGGGTATCTCACCTATATTTCCTCTAATAAATATATGCGTAGTAGTTATGGGGAAAAATTGCGGGATTTTTTAGGAAATAAAAGTAAAATTTTGCATCTGATAGATTTTGGGGATACGAATGTATTTGAAGAAGCGATTGCTTATCCAAGTATTATCCTATTACAGAAAGATGCGCCCAAACAAGACACCAACTCAGTCAAAGCATTAACCTGGAGTCAGGATGAACCCCTCGACAATTTTCCAGCAGTTTTTAAGCAACGCAGTATTCTGATTTTACAAAAGGAATTAACTCGTGATGGTTGGCGGTTGGAGTCTCCATCAGTTTTACGCTTGTTGGAAAAACTCCGCAAAGCCGGTACACCCTTGGGGGAATATGTCAACGGACGGTTTTACTATGGGATTAAAACAGGGCTGAATGAAGCGTTTGTAGTGGATCGGGCGACGCGGGATAGATTGATTGCTGAACACCCCTCTTCTGCTGAAATTCTCAAGCCATTTCTACGGGGAAAAGATGTGAAAAGATGGTGTGTGGATTATCAGGATTTGTGGTTAATTTTTACTCGTCGAGGGACTGAGATCGAGAAATACCCCGCAATTAAGAAGCATTTAGACAACTATAAGGATCAACTTCTGAACAGAGCAACATCCCATTTACATCCTTGGTATGAACTTCAACAGCCTCAAGAAGGATGCTGGCAGGAGTTTGAGCGACTGAAGATTATTCTTGGTAGATTTATGGATAAACCAACTTTCGCATTTGATAGGGAGAAGTTTTTTCATAATGATGCTCTTTACATGATTTCAGGAGTTAGTGAGTATGTAGTTGCAATTTTAAACTCGTCAATAAGTTGGTGGTTTTTGAGGCAAATATGCACAGATTTACAAAACGGATATTTGCAGGCTTTTCAGAAGGATTTATTTCAAATCCCCATTCCCCCAGCCTCAGAACACGACAAAGAAGTGATTTGTTCTCTAGTGCAAAAATGCCTAGATTCTAGGGGACAAGGGGTAGAGCAATGGGAGCAAGAAATAGATGAGATTGTCGCTCGTTTATACGGTTTGACCGAGACAGAACGAGCCATCATCACAGAGAGGGACAATGATCGACGGGTTTGA
- a CDS encoding DUF2283 domain-containing protein, producing the protein MKVTVHKDDDALYLRLDDTPIIESEEVSDGIILDYNAEGKVIGIEILYISQRSPNSWQQILLETTT; encoded by the coding sequence ATGAAAGTAACCGTGCATAAAGATGATGATGCCCTTTATTTACGGCTCGACGATACCCCCATCATTGAGTCCGAAGAAGTAAGCGATGGCATTATTCTGGATTACAACGCTGAGGGTAAAGTGATTGGCATTGAAATCCTTTACATTAGCCAGCGCAGTCCCAACTCCTGGCAACAAATTCTTCTGGAAACAACAACTTAG
- a CDS encoding DUF433 domain-containing protein → MSNNFYGHLAVRCYSLSLGQCGGRPCIRGMRIRVSDILEMLAENVSVKEILEDFPDLEPEDIQACLLFATRRTDFPRLTA, encoded by the coding sequence TTGAGTAATAATTTTTATGGTCATTTAGCTGTCAGGTGCTATTCTTTATCACTTGGTCAGTGTGGCGGTCGTCCTTGCATTCGAGGAATGAGAATTCGAGTGAGTGATATTTTAGAAATGCTGGCTGAAAACGTCAGTGTCAAAGAGATTTTGGAAGATTTTCCTGATCTAGAGCCTGAAGACATTCAAGCTTGCTTGCTATTTGCTACACGACGTACTGACTTTCCTCGATTGACTGCATGA
- a CDS encoding RES family NAD+ phosphorylase yields MVITPQPSPHPDPPSDFDQRQLPTISITEPLYRFHANQYQAIYFSTKGNGRFDGRNQGYGICYTGIDVYVAFIETFGRTLGNKAVASADLRSRTLSKITANRPLILVNITGRNLVKIGADSRLSSGDYETSRTWAKAIFNHPSQPDGIYYRSRHDDQRFCCGLFDRVKDHLTEIGQGNLIDNHPELLADILNHYDYGLI; encoded by the coding sequence ATGGTCATCACTCCGCAACCTAGCCCCCACCCCGATCCACCTTCAGACTTTGACCAAAGACAATTACCCACAATTTCTATTACTGAACCACTCTATCGTTTTCATGCTAATCAATATCAAGCCATCTATTTTTCCACTAAAGGAAATGGTAGATTTGATGGTAGAAACCAGGGTTATGGAATTTGTTACACAGGCATTGATGTCTATGTAGCATTTATCGAAACATTTGGTAGAACCTTGGGTAATAAAGCTGTAGCCTCAGCCGATCTTCGCTCCAGAACCTTATCAAAAATCACCGCAAATCGCCCTCTTATCCTTGTAAATATCACAGGTAGAAATCTGGTAAAAATTGGAGCAGACAGTAGGCTTTCATCAGGGGATTACGAAACATCTCGCACATGGGCAAAAGCCATATTTAATCATCCTAGCCAGCCGGATGGAATTTACTACCGTTCCCGCCATGATGATCAACGATTTTGTTGCGGGCTGTTTGATCGAGTTAAAGACCACCTTACAGAAATTGGTCAAGGCAATTTAATAGACAACCATCCTGAGCTTCTGGCTGATATACTTAACCATTATGATTATGGCTTGATTTAA